The Faecalibaculum rodentium genome segment CTTGTTTTCCTCTATGTCCTGTTTTGGATCAGCCCCGGTCTTCGTTTCTGTCTGTTCTTTGTCTGTATTCTGTGAAAAGGATTCCACAGCCTCCAGGTCCGGCTGATTGAGTGCCAGAAATTCGGTGATGTCCGGATCTTCGGGCATGGTTTTATCCCTGGCTTCGGCGGGCATTCCCGCGAAGCTCGCAAGCGCCAGCGGCGCCAGTGCGATCAGGCTGCATAGTCGTTTCAGCATCATGTCCACCTCTTTCATACTCATCGTAATGAGTTAACCAGAGTAGGACATTTGCGTTTGCAACGCCATTTCGAAGGAATTCCCGGGTAAAGAGTCTATTCACAAAACGAGCCGGTTTGGCCGCAAAAAGGTGCATTTTCAGGAACTTTATTTGAATTTTTACCGGAATACGGCCGTAATTACGCTCATACTCTGCAGCATACGGGATGACCAGGGTATTTTACTCAGTGTTTACTCAGGTACGCCTGCGATACCAAAGGAAACACCGGAGTAAAGCCCGGCTCTGGATCAAAGAGGCGATACAGACTGCCAGACACCAGGATCCATGAGACAGTCACTGGCAGCCATTCCTCCATGTTGTCATTCATCGGCCGCGGACAGCCTGCACAAAGGAAAAACCGGCACACCTCACGGTCTGCCGGCTGTTCTGTTTTATCCTGCCTGTCACACAGACACCCCGACGGCGTCTTTGATCATGCTTCGGACAGGACCTTCACATCCACTTCCACGATGCGGTCCATCTTTTTCAGCTGCACACCGGCATCCCGGAACATCCGCTTGCTGGCAGCGTTGGCCTGAGTCCCATCGTACTTGTCCTGTTCGTACACCACCTTCGTGATACCGGACTGGATGATGGCCTTGGCACATTCATTGCAGGGAAAGAGCGAAACGTAGATGGAACATCCCTGGAGCCCCCGGGTGGAGTTCAGGATGGCATTGAGTTCTGCATGTACCACATAGGGGTACTTGGTCTCCAGGAAGTCCCCTTCCCTGTCCCATGGATAGGACTGATCGCTGCAGCCCATGGGAAACCCATTGTATCCCAGGCCCACCACCCGTTTCTGGGGATTGACGATGCACGCGCCGACTTTTGTGTTCGGGTCCTTGGACCGGAAGGCAGCGAGATGGGCCATGGCCATAAAGTATTCATCCCAGTCCAGGGGTCTCATTGGATGACCTCCGATTCCAGGTCCTGCAGGATCTTCGCAAATTCCGGTTCCAGCGGGGCTTCAAACCGCATGTGTTCGCCGGTCCTGGGATGGTCCAGCTCCAGGGCCGCAGCGTGAAGCAGCTGTCCGTGGCTTTCCAGCGTTTTGCGGGGACCATATTTCGGATCGCCTGCCACCGGGTGTCCGATGTATTTCATGTGCACACGGATCTGGTGGGTGCGTCCGGTTTCCAGCCGGCAGAGGACATAGGCGTAGTTCCGGAAATTTTCCAGGACCTCAAAATGGGTCACAGCCGGTTTCGAGTTCTTTGCGGTCACCGCCATGCACTGCCGGTCTTTTTCATCCCGCCCGATCGGGGCATCGACGGTACCATGAGTGTGCGGAAAGGGATGATGCACAATGGCCCGGTACTCCCGGTGGGCGGTTTTCTTCGCCAGCTGGTCCGCCAGCGACTGGTGAGCCATATCATTCTTCGCCACCACCAGCAGACCGCTGGTATCCTTGTCGATCCGGTGGACGATCCCCGGGCGCATTACGCCGTTGATCCCGGAGAGGTCTTTGCAATGCGCAAGCAGGCCGTTGACCAGCGTCCCGTTCACATGACCCGGAGCCGGATGCACCACCATGCCCGTCGGCTTGTTGATCACGATGATGTCGCTGTCTTCATAGATGATATCCAGATCCATGTCCTCCGGCAGCACGTCCAGCGACTGCTCCGGTGGCCTGTCGACCGCGATCACATCCCCTGCCTTCAGGTCTGTCTTCGGCTTCACGGGTGTATCCTGCAGCAGGACCCGTCCGTCGTCAATCAGTTCGCGGCTTCGGGCCCGGGAGATGTCCATGAGCAGACACAGCGCCTTGTCTGCCCGGCCGGCCTGGTCTTCGCCGATGGTGAACGTCTGTATGTTCCCGTCCGTCATGTCTTCCGGGGTATCCGGCACCTGTGCCGTCACATCGTTTCTCTCACTCATATCCGGTTGTCCTCCTTCTGTCTGTATCCTCTGCCTGACTCATGCTTCCAGCGCCTTGCGCTGTTCGTGTTCTTCCCGCAGCATGTCAATGACCAGGAACACGAAGCCCAGAGTGATGCAGATGTCTGCGATGTTGAACACGGGAAAACTCCACCCGAAGATGTAGAAGTGGAAAAAATCCACCACATAGCCCAGTGCCATGCGATCGATGAAGTTGCCCAGAGCGCCGGCGAATATCAGTGCCAGGGACATCTGGAGGCCCGGGCGCTTTGCCTTGATGTAGGCCCACAGCATGACAGCCATGGCAATCACCGTCAGCACGGCAAAAAACGGCTTGCCGTAGCCCTCGAAGATGGAAAACCCCGCGCCGGTGTTCTGAAGATACGTCAGTTCAAAGAGCTTCGGGATGATCACGATGGACTGTCCCGGTCTCATGTGGGTGGATACCGCCCACTTGGTCCACTGGTCAAGGCCGGTCATCAATGCGACCAGGACCATGGACCCGATGTAAATCTGTGTTCTGTGTTTCATGCTTGTCCTTTCATAAAACGGCTGGCTGTCAAAACGGCTTGTTTTTCTGATGCAGGAATAGCATCTTCACGAACAGCCACATGGACATGCAGAAGGCGATGAAAAATCCGGCAAATCCCAGCAGCGGGATACCCAGGAATTCTGGTTTCATTTTCGTTGTGCAGATGATGCTGCTGGACATCAGCAGGGCCACGATGAGCAGACACACAATGATGCGGTTGATCATGCGGTCGAAATTGGCAATCGTGGAATCCGCTCCCTGCAGGTCCAGGTTCACCTTGAGCTGTCCGCGCCGGACCATGGACAGAATGTCCGAGAGCTGGACCGGCATGTTCAGCATGTGGTCCGCATCGGCCTGGAGCCTGGTCAGCACATGCTGCAGATCCCGTCCCCAGTCACTGGAGAGCAGGCTGGCTTTCTGCGTGCTGATGATTTTCATGGCATTCGTGGAGGGATCCAGCACTTCGATGGTTCCCTCAAAGGTCACCAGGGACCGGGCCAGCATACTGATGCCCTTGGGCAGTGCAATGCCGTATTCATGGCAGATCGTGAACAGGTCCTGGACCATGGCCGGCAGGTCAATGTCCTCCAGGCTGTTTTCGCAATAGATGCTCACATATTCCTCGATGCTCTGGGTCAGGTTCGCATAATCCGGCGGGCGTTTCACCACTCCCAGTGTCAGGATCGTATCCGTCAGCTTGAGGGTATCCCGTACCGCCAGGGCCTTGATGGCCTGTTTCATCAGCCGTCTGTCCCGGTCGGTCAGGGTGCCCATCATGCCGAAGTCGATGTAGACGATTTGGCCGTCGCGCACCCGGATGTTTCCGGAATGGGGATCGGCGTGGAAAAAGCCGAAATCCGTGATCTGTGTTATATAGTTGGTTCCCAGGCGCATGGCGATTTCGTGCCGGTCGTAGCCTTCGGCATCGAGCCTTGCATCATCGTCGATTTCACAGCCGGAGATGTACTCCATGACCATGACTTTCCGGCTCGTGAGATCCTCATAGACCACGGGGGCCGAAAGCCAGGCACAGTCTTCGTAGTCCCTCCGGAACCGGATGGCGTTCTGTGCTTCGTTGGTGAAGTCCATCTCCTGCTGGGCGCTGGTCCAGAATTCATCCAGGACCACGTTCACGTCCACGACCGAGGAGAAGACATCCGAGAGTTTCAGGATCCCGGAGGCCTTGCGCAGAAGGCGGATGTCCTCCTCCATTTCCTGGTAGATACCGGGCCGCTGCACTTTCACGACCACCATCGGCCCGTCCTTGAGCCAGGCTTTGTGGACCTGGGCAATGGAGGCCGATCCCAGGGGCGTTTCGTCTATGCGTGTGAACACCTTGTCCAGATCCGGTCCATAGGCTTCCGTCAGGACCTCCTTCACGGTTTCAAAGGGCATGGGTTTGACATCCGACCGGAGTTTTTCCAGTTCGCTGCAGTAGCGCTGGGAGAAAATGTCCTGGCGGGTGGCCATGATCTGGCCGATTTTCACATAGGTAGGGCCAAGGTCTTCCAGGATTTGCCGGAACTTCACGGGATCCATGCCCCGGGTGACTTTGTGTTTCTTCAAAATCCGCAGGATCTGGCCCAGCCGCCTAAGCTGTGAGGGGGCTGTATCCGGGTGCCTGTCGTCATTTCCCTGTTTCGGGTCAGGCTGTGGCATCGGATCCGGTGAACCCCCGGGATCGGTTGTCTGCGGATTCTGCTTCCGGATGTTTTCCTGCATGATCCGGTTATCCCGGCTGTTTCTGTCAGCGGCTGTCGGCATGCGTTTCTGTGTGACCGGCCACGCTGCCAGGTTTCGACTCGACAGTGGTTTCCGTCACGCTGACCGATGCGGCTTCGCTGTGTTTCAGCGGTCTGTTGTCGGTCCCGCCGTCTTCCAGCAGGATTTTCGCCACGTTCTGTCCATAGCGGGCTGTTTCGCTCAGGATATCTGCGGAAACCTGGATGGACCGGCGAACCAGTTTTTTCAGGTCCAGGTGACTTGTTACAATCGTTTCTTCTATTTTCATATCTCTTATTCTATCACGTATGGTCCGCAAAGGCCGGGCTGCTGAAAGAGGAGCCGGACTGGTGTCTGCATGGAATCAACAGCTCCCGGAATCCGGAGGCACTGTTCAGTACCACATATACGATGCCTTCTTCGGGCAGCGGTTCAGATCGATCATTCTCCGCAGGAAACAGACCACTTTCGCGAACGTATAGATTCCATCATATTGTTCCTCCTCCCGGTTGTACCGCCTGTACAGAATTTCCCGGTCACACCATCGAGGACCACCAGGCCTCTGTCCTCCGGATCACGATAATAGTACCTGGCCGTCAGTCTGCCCCCTTCTCCTGTCACGTTGTCAGCTGTAGGCATTTCCATTCCCCTTTTTTGTCCCATGGGATCCGGTCACAAAAGGCAGCAGCCCCAAGAAGCATATCTCCTGTGCTGCTGCCATGATCTCTGTATCAATGACTGTCTCGTTCAGTCTGTGAATTTTCCGTAGTATTCCATCTTCTCCAGGACGGAGGTATCCAGGATGGGGTTGTCGTCCAGACGCAGCGCCTGCAGCAGTTTCAGATCCTTCAGCGGTGTCACGTCCGTGATGTAGTTGGCCTTCAGGGTCAGGCTGCGCAGGTACTTCAGCTTGGCCAGCGGTGTCAAGTCGGATATCGCGTTGTGGTCCAGACGCAGGTAGGAAATGAACTGCAGAGTCTCGAGCGGCCGCAGGTCTTCGATGATGTTGTTGTAGAGATCCACGATGCACAGGTTGTGCAGGTCCTTGAGCGGTGCCAGGTCCTTTACGTTGTTGTTTTCCAGCGACAGGATCGCCAGCTGGTCCATGTTCCGCAGGGAGCTGATGTCCTGTACCTGGTTGCGGCCGACGTTCAGGTTCACCATCTTCTTGCAGTCCTTCAGGCAGCCGATGCTCCGGATGCGGTTCGTGAACAGGTCCAGCACCTCCAGGTTCGTGGCATCCTTCAGGAAGTTCACATCTGTCAGCTGGCAGAACTCCGCCTTCATGATCCGCAGCTTCTCCACGTTCTGGAAGTCTTCCGTGTGATGCAGTTCATTCTTCGAGACGATCAGGACCTCGAGGTTCTTCATGTCGTTGAGATCCCGCATGTTGTGGAATCCCACCTGTTCCATGGAAATCGCCTTCAGGTTGTCCAGGTCCCGCAGGAACTCAAAGCTGGTGGGGTGATTGTAGTCGATGTTCAGGGACTCCAGCTTCGGGAACTGCTTCAGGATCGAGTAGTCTGTCAGGTACGGGTTATTGGCGACATTGAGGATCCGCAGGTTTTTCATGACCAGCAGCGGGGAAATGTCGCTGACCAGATTCGTGTCCAGGTTCAGTTCCTCAATGTGCGTGATGTAGTTCAGGTCATCCACGGTGAACCGCCGCATGCCCGACATGTCCAGCTTCGTGAGCTTCGGCAGTGTGCCCAGGACCGCATAGCTGAACGGCCCGTTTTCGGTGTTGATTTTGAGCTCCCGCAGCTTCTTGCAGTTTTCCAGATATTCCAGGGAATCCACCTTGGATTTTTTCAGGTTCAGGACCTCCAGGTTCAGCATCCCCGCCACGCTGGAAATGTCCATGGTGTACAGATTGTTACGGGAAATGTTGAGCTTTCGCAGCTGGCGGTAGCCATGCAGGGCCTGGATGTCGCGGAGCTGGTTGCTGGATACATCCAGTTCCTCCAGGCTGTAGAGATCCTTGATCGGGTCCAGGGTGTGCAGATTGTTCCCCGATGCATTCAGATACTCCAGGTTTTCGGCTTCCTGCAGCCCTTCCAGAGACTTGAGTTCCAGATCCGAGATGTCCAGCCGGATCAGGCTCTTCAGTTTCTCGGGCGTGACTTCATCGGGCTTGCAGTGCAGATTGCGGGCCAGGGCCTCCCGCAGAGCGTCGTCTTTGATGAACATGGTATTTCCTCCATATCGTTGCATTCCCCTTCATTATACTCTGAATGACAGCAGCTTGCCTTCGACAGATGGAATTTGCGTTCCCGCCGGTGGCTCACAAAACGGGAAACACCCGTCCGGCAGCAATGTTACAATTATTGAACCAACGTGCAAATCTTTAGATTTGACAGGTGGAACAACGAAAAATTTGACGTTTTTGGCTCGTTGACACTAATTAAAACGCAATCTATAATGAAATCGATTACAGACAGTATTGGAATTCGATGAATTGTTCCCGTCATTCTGTGATCGGGAGGTATCAACAATGAACACTGGAAAAGTGAAATGGTTCAATGCGGAAAAGGGATATGGATTTATCACCGGAACCGATGGAAAAGACATTTTTGTCCACTACTCGGCCATCAATTCAGATGGCTACAAGACGCTTGAGGAAGGACAGACCGTCACCTATGATGTTGTCCAGCGCGACCGCGGTCCGCAGGCCAGCTCCGTGACAGTCGTGACTGCCTGAGGGCCGAAAAAACCAGGGATGCGATGCATCCCTTTTTGTTTGGACCCGGCCGGCATCGACCATACAATACAGATATGAACCAGTCACAGTACGAAGCTCTGGAAGAGCAGATCCTCGACGCCTTTGCAGCCCTCTCCCATCCCGTACTCCGGCGGGAAGCCCTGCGCCACACGATGCGCGTCATCGACATGATTTCCCTGCTGCACACAGACACGCCCCTCTGGGACAGACGAACTGCTGCTCTTTTGCATGACACCGGGAAATACCTGAAAAACAGCCCGCAGCATGCCAGGACATCCGCCATTCTCTGCGAACAGCTGCTGCCGGAAGAATCCGGGATCGCCGAAGCCATTCTGCATCACAGTGAAAAGGACCGCATCCATTCTCCCCTTGCAGAGGACCTCAAGGACGCAGATGTCCTGGCGAGGTGGCTGGATGACCCGAACCGGTATCAGCATCCCAGGCTGGTAACTGCCCGAAACCGCCTGCGTGCAGCCACCATCGACAGCAGGAGCACAGAAAAACAAACAGACTGAAGCACGGCGCCTCAGTCTGTTTTTCTGGTGTGCCCGGCATGGCATACATCTAGGTGGTGAAAGTCCACTATGGGAGCGTATCATCGCAACCGCTAACCATTAGCCTAAGGCAAGGGGCTCTCTGGTAACAGGAGTTCTGAAAGAAGCCCGACGGCAAAGTCCCGGCCTGAGGAACACGAATCGCATATAAGGCCACAGATGGAGACGAGCGTGCCAGACAGCGCAAATCGTAATAGTTGCGGATGACTGTCTGTGGTAGATGCGGCAGGTGTATGGAATGAAAGATGTATGACCTTACCCGGGGAGGTCCTGCCAGCGAGAGGAATCATCAAACCATGATGACCCCCTTCCCGCAGTAACAACGAATGGCAGGAAGTCAGCCGAGGCCATAGTAGCGAGGAAGTCCCTGTAATGGGGATGGAGTGAAGGGCCGAACGTACGTTTTACTGCAAATATCAGGAATGCGTCCTGCACGAAAAGCCGAGGAAGGACAAACCCAGAGAGCCCCTGAAGATGAGTAAGGAAGGGCAGTGCGGGAACACGTGAAAGAGAGGAGCAGCCATGAACCAGACCAGACTGATACAGCCGGAAGACCTGAGTACTCAGGAAATCTTCTCCATGGAGAACCTGCTCAATGCGTGCAGACAGGTACGGCGAAACAACGGAGCCGCAGGAGTGGATGGGGTCAAAGCCAGAGAACTCCCAGCGTGCCCCTGTCAGTACTGGGAACAGCTGCGGGAACAGATACTGGACCGCAGCTATAAACCGCTGCCAGCCAAAAGGACCGATATCCCGAAACCGGATGGGAGCATGCGGGGGCTCAATGTCCCGGCTGCCAGAGACAGAGTCGTGCAGGCCTGTCTGGCAAACTATCTGGATTACAGGAAGGACTTCGAGATGAGCAACAGCTCATACGGGTTCAGGAAGAACAGGAGATGTGAACAGGCGATACTGAAAGGCCTTGAGTTCATGAACGACGGGTATGACTGGATCGTCGACATCGACCTGAGGAAATTCTTCGATACGGTAGATCAGGACAGACTGATACGACTGATAGACAACCTGTTCCATAACAGGGACGTTACGTCGCTGACAAGGAAGTTCGTCAGAGCGGGAGTCATGATAGACGGCAGGCTGGTCAGGACAGAAAGAGGAATCCCACAGGGAGGACCTCTCTCGCCGGTACTGGCCAACATTTATCTGGACCAGGCCGACAAGGAACTGGAAAGCAGAGGGCTGAGATTCACAAGATACGCAGACGATATGCTCATCTATGTGAAATCGGAAGCCGCCGCCAACAGGGTGATGAAGTCATTCAGCAATTATCTGGAAAAGAAGCTGAAGCTGGAAGTGAACGCTTCAAAATCGAAAGTGGCCAGACCGGATGAAGTGAAATATCTGGGGTTTGGCTTCAAAAGGAACAAAAGGGAATGGAAGGCAATACCGCATGAGAAGTCCATCCATGAGTTCGAACAGAAAATAATGAAGCTGACGAAGCGGAACTGGAGCGTATCCCTTGAAGAAAGGCTGGAGAAAATCAATCAGGTCATCAGGGGATGGAGCAATTATTTCAGATGCGCATGGCTGTATAAAAAGAACATGCGGAAACTGGACAGCAAGCTCCGGAGAAGAATCAGGGCCATCATCTGGAAGCAGTGGAAAAGCATCAGGAAAAAAGAAGAGAGCCTCATCAAACTGGGATGTCCCAGAGACAAGGCTCACTCATATGCGTGTGCACGACAAGGATGTGTCCGTTGTGCAGTCACGTTCCTGAACAAGTATATCAGAAATATACACCTGAAGAAGAAAGGCCTCCTGACCATAGAGGAATACTTCGATACGGTGGCAGAAAGGTTCATGAAATCATTTGTACGAACCGCCCAGTGCCGAACGGCACGCTGGGTGGTGTGAGAGGGTCTGATGACACCTACTCGATCGTTCATTCTTTCGCTGAGCTGTCTTCTTCCGGGACCTGCGTGACCTGGGTCCCCTGGTCCTGGCCGGTGATGCCGAAGGGCTGATAGTGCAGCTCCACTTTGTCGTCCAGCTTTCTGCGCAGCTGTTCGAATGCTTTCAGGAACTTCGTGCGGTCATACACGATCCAGTCAATGTAGGAATAGCTCTTGCCCATGGCACCGCCCACGACCTGGCCGGCATGCAGCTCGGACATCGTTTTGTCGAGCTGACGGGAGAGTTCCTGACGGAGCAGTGCATCGTCTTTTCCGTTGAAGGGATTGGCGTAGTATATATAGCCATACTCCCCTTCCTTTGCTTTCAGGTCCAGCAGCACGTCACTGCCGGATCCCAGGGTCTCCTCGGCGAGCAGCGGATGGGTCGTGAAAATGATCTTCATGTCCTTGCGCAGGGAGTCATGGGCGAAGTCCTGGAACGGCTGGTAGACGGAGTAGATCTCCAGGGGCGACTTGTAGGTCTTCCAGTGATCCCGCTCCACGACCGTCATGATGGCTTCGTAGAAATCCACCAGGCCGCAGAAGTCCACGGCTTCCTTCGGGGGCTCGTTTACAAAATCCACGCTGCCGATATACGCTTCGTAGAGCGTCTGGCCGATGGCGAGCTCCAGCAGGTACATGGACATTTCTTTTTTGTTTTCCTCATTGTCGATCAGGCTGTATCCCGGGCAGTAGACCCGGGTCTGGAAGGTCTGAGCCTTCTGGTCCACGGTGTAAAACACATGGAAGTCCATCAGGGTATAGACATGGTCCCGGATCTGGACCTGCGCCTCGACGGCTTTCTGCGACAGGGGCATCAGGACGGGGTTCACGATCCATTTTTTCAGGATCTCTGCCGGACACAGGTCCGTGAAATACCGTGCCAGATACTGCGAGGTCTTGTTGGGGCCTGGATCGAAGGTCATTTCAAACTGATCGGCGGCATCTTCGACGAAGAACCCGCAACCGGTCAGGTTCATGGCAATTTCCTGCAAGGGTTCCAGGGCTCTGACCAGCCCGGGATAGTCCCTGGATGTCAGCGCCTGTTCGATCTCCGGCTGTCTGGAAGAAAAGTGTTCCCAGAAATTCTGTGCATTTTCATATACGCTCATGTTTCTTCTCCCGATTCTGTCCGTGTTCCCGTCGCCTGCAGGTGATTCGCGTTCTCCTGCGCACCCTCTGCAGTCCGGCGGATGTCTGTTTCATTATAGTCACCCGTCGGGATGCCTGCGTCGGTGATGACCATATCCATGTCCACATCCCAGGCCGAGACCGGAAACCGGGCTGCCTGTTCCCGGAAGGCAATGCCAATCTTCAGCGCCTTTGTCCGGGGCAGAAACCGGTCATAGTATCCGCCGCCATACCCCAGACGATGCAGGCCGTCAAAAGCCACCATCGGAACAAGGATCACGTCGATGTCCTCCGGTTCGACAAACTTTGCTGTGTCCGGATCCGGTTCCATGATTCCGTATGGTCCCTGCCGCAGCCTGCCGGTCCCGAAGCGCAGGGAGTGATTGACCGGATTGGTCAGGGGAAGAAGCCAGTCATCCTGCAGGATATCTGCCTCCTGTCCGATGGCGTGGTAGGCCGCCACGGTTTTTCCCTTCACAAAAGGAGCAAGCCGTCTGAGGATGGCCTGCTCCTTTTCCCTGCGGCCGGTGATTGACTGCCGCTTTCCAGTCATCTCCCGGCGAATCTGCTTCCTCAGGGCCTGTCTCTCGGTTTCAGAGTGCGCCAGGTCACTCCCGGCAGCAGAGCCGGGACGGCTCTCGTCAGTGTATGACCGCTTTGTCTTCATGACGGATCAGCCGATCGCTTCGCTCATGTCCAGCTTCAGCAGCTGGTTGAGCTCGACAGCGTATTCCATGGGAAGTTCTCTGGTGAAGGGTTCCAGGAAGCCCATGACGATCATCTCTGTGGCCTGGGATTTCGTCAGTCCACGGCTCATGAGATAGAACAGCTGCTCCTCCGAAATGCTGGAGACCGTCGCCTCGTGTTCGATCTGGCTCGTGGGATTCATCTGCCGGTTCAGCGGGATGGTGTCGGATTTCGATACCTTGTCGAGGATCAGCGTGTCGCACTCCACCTTGCTCTTGGCGTAGTCTGCATTCTTCGAATGTACGACCCAGCCGCGGTAGTTCACGATGCCGCCGGTGCGGGCAACGGATTTTGACACAATGCTGCTCGTGGTATGCGGTGCGTTGTGGATCATCTTCGCCCCCGTGTCCTGGTACTGTCCACGGCTGCCGACGGCGATCGAAATCGTGGTCCCCTTCGCATACTCGCCAGCCAGGATGCAGGCCGGATACTTCATGTTGATGCCGGATCCGACGTTGCCGTCGATCCATTCCATGTGGCCATAGGCATCCACCTTCGCCCGTTTGGTCACGAGGTTGATGATGTTGTCGGACCAGTTCTGGACCGTGGAATACCGGCATTTGGCGTGTTCGTGGACAAAGATCTCGACAACCGCCGCATGCAGGGAATCCGAGGAGTAGATCGGAGCGGTGCACCCCTCCACGTAGTGGACATCGGCGCCTTCGTCGACAATGATGAGCGTGCGTTCGAACTGCCCCATGTTCATGGAGTTGATCCGGAAGTAGGACTGCAGCGGCTTGTCGAGCTGGACGCCTTTGGGGACATAGATGAAGGATCCGCCGGACCACACAGCGGTGTTCAGGGCCGCATACTTGTTGTCGGCGTAGGAGACGAGTTTTCCGAAATATTTCCGCACCAGATCGGGATGTTCCCGCAGGGCAGTGTCTGTATCCAGGAAAATGACACCCTTTTCCTCCACTTCCTCCAGCATGTTGTGATAGACGAC includes the following:
- the sufB gene encoding Fe-S cluster assembly protein SufB, with amino-acid sequence MSDANLPGSEYKYGFHDEDVTVYNTGKGLTEQTIRDISAMKHEPEWMLDLRLKAYHKFRELPNPTWGPNLNDIDFDEFTYYIKPSDRQSSDWEDVPETIRETFDRLGIPEAEQKFLAGVSTQYESEVVYHNMLEEVEEKGVIFLDTDTALREHPDLVRKYFGKLVSYADNKYAALNTAVWSGGSFIYVPKGVQLDKPLQSYFRINSMNMGQFERTLIIVDEGADVHYVEGCTAPIYSSDSLHAAVVEIFVHEHAKCRYSTVQNWSDNIINLVTKRAKVDAYGHMEWIDGNVGSGINMKYPACILAGEYAKGTTISIAVGSRGQYQDTGAKMIHNAPHTTSSIVSKSVARTGGIVNYRGWVVHSKNADYAKSKVECDTLILDKVSKSDTIPLNRQMNPTSQIEHEATVSSISEEQLFYLMSRGLTKSQATEMIVMGFLEPFTRELPMEYAVELNQLLKLDMSEAIG